The following DNA comes from Candidatus Methylomirabilota bacterium.
GGTTCATGTCGAAGGCGATCTCGTAGAGCCGGGGGGCGCTGTACATGGTCAGCGCGGGTCGGTCCACCAGCCGAGCAGCGCCTCACGGATCACCCACGAGGCCGCGATGCCGGTCCGGCCGGTCGGGTCCCAGGCGTGGGCGACCTCGACGAGGTCCGCCCCGACGATCCGGCAGGGGCTCAGGAGCCGGACGATCTCGATGAGCTCGGCGACCCGCAGCCCACACGGCTCCGGCGACCCGGTGCCGGGCGCCTCCGATGGATCCAGCACGTCGATGTCGATCGTCACGTAGAGCGGGTGCCGCCGCAGCTCGGGCACGAGCCGTCGCACCACCTCGACCGGATGACCCTCGTGAGCCGGGTGGAAGTGCGGCCCCGGCCGCTCCAGCTCCTCCCGGGAACCCGTGCGCATGCCCACCTGGTACACCCGGGCCGGCGGCAGCACCTCCATCACGCGCGCCATGGCCGAGGCGTAGTTGTAGCGCTCGCCCAGGAACTCGGCGCGGGTGTCCGGGTGGGCGTCCAGCTGGAGCAGCCGCAGCTCGGGCCAGGCGGGCGCCATCGCCTCGATCACCGGCACGGTCGCCGTGTGGTCGCCGCCCAGCATGAACGCCCGTAGCTCGGGCCGCCACCAGCCGGCGATCTCGGCGCGGGCGGCGTCGAGCTGCTCCCGGGGCGGCGCGCCGTCGGGGAGCTCGCAGTCACCGAGGTCGGCCAGCGCCAGGTCTTCGAGGTCGCGGCGGAGCACCGGCGAGTACGTCTCGATGGAGTCCGAGGCCAGGCGGATGTCGCGGGGCCCCGCATCGGCGCCCTTGCGCAGATTGACGCGCCCCTCGAAGGGCACGCCGTAGACGACGATCCGGGCCTGTTCCGGGGGATGGGCGCAGGCGATGAACGGCGGCGACGCGGGCCGCATCGTGAGACCTCGACGGCGCTTGCCCGTCGGCTAGACGAGGTCCTCTTCGGCGAGCAAGGTGAGGGCGGCCACGGCGCACCCCGTGCGCTGGACCGTGTGCTCGGCGGCGACGACCTTCATCTCCCGGATGGGCTCGCCGCGGACGCGGAAGGCCTCGTCGAGCATGGCGCGGATGGCGTCCTCGGCCTCTTGCCGGCTCGCCCGGCCGTGGAACTCCATGATGACGCCGTTCCGGGCCGGGTCGTCGGGGACCGCGTAGCCGACGGCGGCGGCGATCGTCTCGCCCGGGACCTCGCTGGTGATGGCCGCGTAGGCCGTGGGCACGAGCGCGCCGGGCGCGATCTTGGGCAGATCGATCACCGGGACGTCGGGCGGGAGAATGCTGGAGACCTTGATGAGGTTGACGTTGCCGATGCCAGCCGCCAGCAGCGCGTTGTCGAAAGCGTTGAGGGGCGTGCCGCCCTCCGCGTGGCCTGCAGTCACCGCCGCCATCGTCACCCGCTTCGTCATCCGCTCGTTCCTCCCGTAAGCCGCGTGTTGGTCTCCCTCCCTCGCGCTGCGCACCGGCGCCGCGCATTCTCGTTCACTCTACGAACGTCGCCAGCGAATGCAAGAGAAAAGTAACGTTTTCGGTCGCCGCGGGCGCCGCCAGCGCCCGCGCCACGCTCGCCATCGCGCCGTCAGCGGCAGCGGCGCGCTCGCCACCGCGCCGCGCTCACCGGGCCGCGCGGCGCCGAGCGCCGACCGGTGCCGCCGCTCGGTCGGCGCGCGCCTGCGCGGCCGCGATGCCGCTCGCCCACACACGCGAACGTCGATCACCGTCGCCGCCCGAGGCCGGCGCCGTTCCGGGGCTATCAGCTCGCCTTCCCGACCGACGATCGCCGGCCCGTCGGCGGGCGGGGCGGCCGTCGACTCGCGCCGCTGGAGGATCGCGCCCATCGTTCCCTGCGGGCGTCGGCCGCCGGAGCGCCCGCGCGAGCGGCGCCGGGCGCTGGAGCGGCGAGCGGAGCGTGGGCGGCCGCGCCGAACTAGTGCATCTGCTCGTGCTCACCGACCGCGGTCGCGCGATTGCGCGTGCGCTCGCGGCGCTCGCGCGCGCGAGAGCGTCGCGGCGGCGTCCAAACGCCGCTTCGCCGTGTTTTTTTCTTGCAATCGTCTACACCCGACCCTACATTGAATCAGTTTTTGGGCCGCGGTGAGGTTTTTCACCGCGTTAGCGCGACGAAAGTCGCAGGAGACGTGCGGTAGATGGCCGATCAGAGAGGAGGACTGCTGGATTGAACGCACTGGGACGGCACCTGCTTCTCGAGTTGTTCGATTGCGACTCCGACGCGATCAACAACCTCGAGGCCGTTAAGGGCGCGCTCATCGAAGCGGCGAAGCGGGCACAGGCGACGATCGTCGATGTCGTCTTCCACGAGTTCAACCCGTTTGGGATCAGCGGCGTGGTGGTCATCGCCGAGTCCCACCTTTCGATCCATACGTGGCCGGAGTACCGGTACGCGGCCGTAGACATCTTCTCCTGCGGCGACGTCCTGCAGCCGGAGATCGCCGCCAACTATCTCATCGAGCAGTTCGGCGCCGAGCGCGCCTCGGTGGTCGAGATGCAGCGGGGGATGTTCCTCAACGCCGGAGCCCCTGTCGCCAACAAGGGTGCGGTCGCCGTCCGTTGATCAGCCCGCAGTCCTACAAGTGGTTCTTCGAGACGACGACCCCGGTCGAGGGGCACATGCACGCGATCGTCCGCACGCTCGTGCAGGCCCAGACCAAGTTCCAGCTGGTCGAGATCATGGAGACCGCCTCCTACGGCAAGACCCTGGTCCTGGACGGTCGCATTCAGTCCAGCCAGGCCGACGAATTCATCTACCACGAAGCCCTGGTCCACCCCGGCCTGCTCGCGGTGACCGGCCCCCCGCAGAGCGCCCTGGTCATCGGCGGGGGCGAGGGGGCGACGCTGCGCGAGATGCTCAAGTACCCGTCCATCCGCCAGGCCGTCATGGTGGACATCGACGAGGAAGTGGTCGAGATCTGCAAGCGCCACCTTCCGGAGCTGCACCAGGGGGCCTTCGACGATCCCCGGACCGAAGTGCGCCACGAAGACGCCCGGGCCTACCTGGAGCGCTCCCGGGACCGGTTCGATCTCATCATCAGCGACCTGGTCGAGCCCCTGGAGGAGGGGCCGGCCTGTCTCCTGTACAGCCGGGAGTTCTACCAGATCGTCCACGATCGGCTCACCGACGGCGGCACCTTCACGATGCAGGCCGGCATGACGAAGGTGGGCGAGCTCGGCTTCTTCACCGCCATGCACCGCACGCTGCGCGAGGTGTTCCCGGTGGTGGCGGGCTACCAGTCCGCCATCTCGTGCTTCGGCACCTCCTGGGGCTTCATCCTGGCCGGCAAGCAGATCGACCCCCGGCGGCAGGACGCGGCGGCCATCGACCGGCTCATCGCGGAGCGGGTCAAGGGGGACCTGGCTTACTGGGACGGCGTCACCCACCAGCACGCCTTCGCCCTGCCCAAGCACATCCGCCGGGCCATCGAGGCCGAGACGCGGATCGCCACCGATAGCCGTCCGCTGATCGTCTCCTGATCACCCTCGCCTCGGCCTCGCCGCGTCGGCGCGAGCTCCTCGCCCGGCTGCTGCGGGAGTTCCAGGTCGTGCCGAGCGAGGTGGAGGAGTCGCTGGCCCATCCGGTCGGCCCCGACGCCGTCGCTGACCTGGC
Coding sequences within:
- the speB gene encoding agmatinase yields the protein MRPASPPFIACAHPPEQARIVVYGVPFEGRVNLRKGADAGPRDIRLASDSIETYSPVLRRDLEDLALADLGDCELPDGAPPREQLDAARAEIAGWWRPELRAFMLGGDHTATVPVIEAMAPAWPELRLLQLDAHPDTRAEFLGERYNYASAMARVMEVLPPARVYQVGMRTGSREELERPGPHFHPAHEGHPVEVVRRLVPELRRHPLYVTIDIDVLDPSEAPGTGSPEPCGLRVAELIEIVRLLSPCRIVGADLVEVAHAWDPTGRTGIAASWVIREALLGWWTDPR
- a CDS encoding arginine decarboxylase, pyruvoyl-dependent, whose translation is MTKRVTMAAVTAGHAEGGTPLNAFDNALLAAGIGNVNLIKVSSILPPDVPVIDLPKIAPGALVPTAYAAITSEVPGETIAAAVGYAVPDDPARNGVIMEFHGRASRQEAEDAIRAMLDEAFRVRGEPIREMKVVAAEHTVQRTGCAVAALTLLAEEDLV
- the speD gene encoding adenosylmethionine decarboxylase; the encoded protein is MNALGRHLLLELFDCDSDAINNLEAVKGALIEAAKRAQATIVDVVFHEFNPFGISGVVVIAESHLSIHTWPEYRYAAVDIFSCGDVLQPEIAANYLIEQFGAERASVVEMQRGMFLNAGAPVANKGAVAVR
- the speE gene encoding polyamine aminopropyltransferase → MISPQSYKWFFETTTPVEGHMHAIVRTLVQAQTKFQLVEIMETASYGKTLVLDGRIQSSQADEFIYHEALVHPGLLAVTGPPQSALVIGGGEGATLREMLKYPSIRQAVMVDIDEEVVEICKRHLPELHQGAFDDPRTEVRHEDARAYLERSRDRFDLIISDLVEPLEEGPACLLYSREFYQIVHDRLTDGGTFTMQAGMTKVGELGFFTAMHRTLREVFPVVAGYQSAISCFGTSWGFILAGKQIDPRRQDAAAIDRLIAERVKGDLAYWDGVTHQHAFALPKHIRRAIEAETRIATDSRPLIVS